ACTGGCCAAGGCGCCCAGCGCCCCGCAAAGGGTAAAGTGCGAGGAAAGGCCGACCCGCGCAGAGGATTTGCCCCCTTGGGATGCTCTAGTTCCTCTCTCCAGCCTCACCCGCTttttggtatttatttatttacccgGACTGAGCTGATCTGAACACTTTAATTTAAATTCCTGAGCATCCCAGGCCCGGGTAAAAGCCGTGTGGAAACCGAGCGGTGCGGTACGGACACCCGCCCTGCGGGGCGCAGCCGGACGCGGGGATGCGCGGGGAGCGGCAACCAGGCTGAGCCGCTCCGCGCAGACCTCCGCGGGGCAGAGCGCCGGCTCTGCGGGGGCGCTGCGGGACGGGGGAGCGACACTCCCTGCCCGGGCCCTTCGGGCAGCGGCGTCAGGGCCGGGCCGCCCCGCGGCCCCTCGGCGGGCCATTCGCGTCCCCTTCCGCGCCTTTGCGCGCCACTGCGCGCCCAGAGTTCAGGCGGTGCGGCGAGGTGGTGCAGCAGCCTCGGAGCCCAGAAACTCCGTGTCGGTGCAGTTTTACTCAAACCGGCCCTTGGCCCCGCGCTCCTCCAGCCGCGCTTTCGCGGGCCGGTgcccaaatatttttaaatcaaaaaataagctcttaaaaatattttttaaaaatttaaaaggctTAAAGTCTCCCCGTGCCCGAATGCCAGCCCTGGCAGACAAGTGTCTAGCGAGAACCTTTCCTCGGAAGGGAAATCTCCCCGCGGCTGCTGCCCGGCTCCCGGCTGCCCGACGGCGCGGCCCttcccgcggggctgcgcggggatGATCGGGGGGATGCTCGGGGCCGCCGCCGTTCCTCCGCTCCCCGGGGACGGGGCGAGGGGCTCGGAGGGACGCGGCTCCCTGCAACCGCCCCCGCGGTGCGGCGCGGGACGGGCGCGGGCGCGCAGCCGGGGCCGCGGGGAGTTGGCGGCCGGACAGGTCCTGTCGTGCGGTGAGAACAATATAAACTGGCTCCAACTGAACAAACAAGGATCGATCAGATAATTTCAGATATTATAATTGGCTTTAATTAAACACACTTCGTTCTAATTAACTCTGAAATTTTAGCATGCTTTGGGACGTTGGTGTCTGATTTGATATTGTCAGTCCAGATGTCCTAATAAAATTCAATCCTCCACTCAAGACTTCAATATTCACTAAgaacaaaatgcaaattaaatgtaAAACCTAAAGTATCGCCAAAGGTATAATCAAGAAAGGTGTCTCAAAACTTCTCACTTTTTATTACGCAGTAGTTAGAAAATGCAGATTACATCCTAACAAGACCTCTACTGAATAATATAAACCTTAACTCTTTCATGGTCAGGGCTCACTCTCCCCGACGCTCTGCCCTGAAGGGATCCGGGAGCATCCTGCGCCAACACACGGTGACACATTCGTGGTCCGGGGCTCGGGCTGCACGAACCGGGCGAGGAGAGCCCCACGGAACGGGGACGCGCCGCCGCCGCACTCACGGAGCAAAACTTTAACAAGTACTTTCCCCCCCGAGGCGAGGAGCAGTAGGTGCCCCAGCCCCGCACCGGGACGCTCATCTCCCGCTCCGCCACGGCGGAGATACCGGTAAACCCCGGCCGGGCTACGGTACCGCGCACCGTGCCCCGAGCTCCGGTCGCACAGCGTTCGTCCACCCGGGCAGGACGCGGAGCCCTGgggtggggacacacaggggaaaGTTCCCGTCTTCTTGCCCCAGAGCCTGCCGCCGTCTCACCGTTTCCCCGCAAACCACAGCGGTCTTTGAAATAATTAAAGCCTTGAGAGCAGGTCGGTGATGCGCGGGGTCGCAGCTCCGTGCAGCCTCCCGGCCAGCCGGCCCCGGGTGCTTCACCGGGGGAGCCCCCGAGCTGCGGCTCCTCGTCAACCCACAACCTGGCGCCGTTCAGGGAGCGGAGTGAGCAGTGCTAAAAAGGACAAGCTATTCCCACATTAAACATTTGTATGTTTTCCATACTAATGGAGTCACTTAAAGCTGTTGctaatttaactttttaaaaaggcCACAGAGTGGTGATTTGCATTTTCTTTAGGATATTGAAATGAAGAGGAAACCGCTGGGCGGTGAGGCTGCCCAGAGCATAGCTGGGGGCCATGCAGAAATAAAAACagataaagaaaagaagaaagaaagaaactgccTTCTCTTCTGGACTATTAATAAGCAATTTGTCCCGCTGCAATTTACATTGCAAAGACAAACGTGTCGGGGCGCCCGGCTGCCGCCCAGCCCGGCCGGGGCCCCCGCGGGGTGCGGAGCCTCTGCGGGCCCGGCCGCCGCCTTCCCCCCCGGCTCCCGCGCCGCTCCGCGCTTCCCCGCCACCTTCTCCCGCAACCTGCGCTCCCACTTTCAGCGAACACCGGGGAGGCGAGGAAGTCCGcggccggcgggcgggcggctggGGCGCTCCCCGCACACCTCGGGGCGTGCATTTTAAATGAATTTCCGAGGGTTCGGCAAAGAAACGCGCCCTGGTTTGGGTAAACAACAAGTGCTGAGATCGACATTTCTCTCGCCAGATCCCTTCCGTACCGCAGAGAAGCGGCCGCGGCTCTAGCGTGGGGACGGTGTGCCATCTACAGGACACTGCGCGGGCGGCCGCGCACCGCGCCCGCCGGCCCGCTCCCCCCTGCCCTTCTGCCTCCGAAACATCGATTATTTGTTATTTGAACTTTGCAACATCATATTCAAACTTCACGGCTGACAAAGGCTACGGCGCTGCCCGCGATTTCGGGGGGCGTTAGATTAAAAGATATGAAAGGTAAAGATAATGCAATTTGATTTGTTAGTCTAACTCCGCGATTTGAGAGTTGATGTCCCCAAAGACCAGGCTAGCTTttcccctttatttatttttattaaaacatcAATCTACTCTGGAGCTGGGTGAACTCGGTTTCACCTAGAGAACATAAAATTCTCCATACCAGGGAAATAAGCACCTTTCATAAATCAACAGTATTCCTGACAGATCGATCAATTTTTGGTTGTTAATCCGAAAGGAGGAGTTTTAATTGCTTCCTGCCTTTTAGTCCGGGCACCTCGGCGCGTCGGCTCCGGCAGCACCCGGCGCTCCGCTTTTCTGCTCGGGAGGGCAAAACACCCCGGACACTCGGCCGAGACCCCGCGCAGCGCCGCGCCAGCCGCGCTCCTCCCGCGCCCGCTGCCGCGCAGCACCCTCGCCGCGCTACTTGCGCGCAAAGCGGCCTCCGCCGCAGCCAGGAGCCGCGCTCGCCGCCGTCGGCGAGTAACTGCGAGGCAGGACTTATGTGGGTGCGCAGGGGCGCGCAGAGGTGCGCACAGACGCGCGGTGTGGCCGCCCCCGCGCACGGCCCGTCCCAGGTAAGCGGGCGCTCCGCCACCCGCGCCGCCCCCGCGCCCCACCGCCCGCCCGCACCccttcccgccccccccgcgcAGAGGCGCGCAGCCAGGGACGCCGCAGGAGCGGGACCCGCGTACGCGGGCGCTTACCTTTCGCGGCTAATTAGGCCGGGGAGAGGTTTTCCTGGGGAAAGCCCCAACCCGGGCGGAGGGCAGCGTTTATTGAGGAAGGGAACGGCGGAGAAGTGTGCGTGTGCTCTGCGCGCTTTCATACACTACTTACCCACCGCAGCCTCGCCGAGGCTCTGTGGGGCACGGCGGTGCGCGGAGCGCAGCAGTGCGCAAGCGCCCCCCCCGCGCTGCGCGGGCGGGAGGCGGGCGGGAGGCGCGGGGCGCCCGCGGGGGCGGAAtcggcggcgcggccccggggaaggcgggggggggggaaacctcgcccggcccggccctggcCCCGAACCGGGCCGCCCCCCCCGGTACCGCCGCTCCCCGCTCCCCAGGGCCGCCCTGCGCCCCGCTCCGCGGAAACTGAGCGCTGGGGAAAAGGTCCCGCGGGCGCTTCCCCTGCCCCCCCGGCTCGCCCGGGAAAGGTGATCGATTCTCGGAGCAAAACGCTTTAGAAACGCAACAGTTTGTCCTGCGGGGCTGCAGCGGGTGAATCTACCGCTCCGAACTTTCGCTGGAGAGACGCCGGGCAAatcttttaaaactatttaaatgGGTTTAATCTACCCACTCAGGCTTGAATTGATGCTTCCAACTCGCACTCCTTTGTCACGTTGGGTGCGATGCTGGCAGCTTTCGAGAAATAGGTTTCAAGAACTTCTTAGCTACATGAATCTTTGATTTTGAAAAGCCTGTGTTGCACTGGCGATGCAGCGTACAAAGAATGCTACTGGCTAGAACAATTGTATTTTGTTTATTCCTGCTCTTCTACTCCCTCTCCCAGTTCAGTACAGGAACTCTTGCAGTATTGGTTAATTTTCGAGGAGGGGATAACTGCTGTGATATTTAGCAAACTCTCTGCCACCGCCGATACTTTCTAGTGATCTTTGTAAATGATGTGCAGTTACAAGATGTGAAGGTGTTCAGAAGAAAAGTAACAGGTTCCAAGTCAAATTCCTGCAGTGAAGTGAAGCCACACTTCAGGAATGGAGCTACATCTATAAAAAAATAAGCCTATTGGTGTTGACCTTGGTTATAAATTCAGGTAACATTCACCTTTAGGTTTGTTCTGACAGCAGATACTtactggtttggttttaattaataGAGTGGTAGATTTTAGCAGCTGGGAGAGGTTGTGGGCGGTGGGGCAGGAGCTCATTGTTGTCGGTTTGCAGGACGTTATACGTGTGTCTGGTGGCTGTGGTCAACACCGCCTTGCACACCAGTGTCCATGGTGGAGGTTTCAGCTTGCCTGGGGCAGGGACACCTCTCGGCGTTGTTTCTGCTCCGTTCACCCATGgatgagctctgctgctgcttacACCAGTGTAAGCACTTGGGAAACATCTGTCCAGATGTGCAGGGGGTGCTTAAAGCTGGGTGTAGACCTAGAAAAGACAACACAGCTCTGATCCTGCTCCCTGGTGTCCTGGTGTGCCCCTGCTACAGGTGCAATCAGTGGAGGTGCTTCGGTTTAGCATTTCGTGGAAGGTTTGTCATGCCTGGCCTGGGGCTTGGGGGATAGACTGAGATGTGGTGACCCAGCAGGAGTCACCCGGCGGTGGCCTTATGAACTGCCACAGGAAGATCAGGATAGCCATTGTTTTACAACGTACTTATTACACGGATTGGTAAAGTTCAGCTCACAGTGGTTCATTCAAGGGAAGTTTATACATTTGATGCCTGGAAAACCCCAAAAAATACATAATTCTTAAAAAGTGCTCctgagtggaaagaaaaaaaggtctcTGCGGGCCTTGTGGAGTCAGCAGGGACGaaatcaggaggcagagacccagGGAGAGCTGGTCGGCCCAGACCTAAGCCCCGCTGATTCTGCCCAACCCAGCACCTCACCATAAACCAAGAAGCATTCtgttgaaaaacagcagtgaattTGCCTTTGTTATACAGTTTTTGCATGGAGGTTGAGCTACTTTTATTAAGATAGATGGGTACCCACAAAATATTTATAAAGCAGCTTCCTCGACCGCCCCAGGGCGTTCCCAAGGCGGGCGGTCTGTCCGTGCAGACGGTGCGGGGCTGGCACGTGCACCCCCCAAATTTCACCTTCAAACCTCCCTACAAAGCGCTGCCTTTTGTTACGGCCCACAGAAGAGCTGTGCGGTGCATAAGGCTTGAAAATTAATTGTGCCACTCTCCTTCTGTCGCGAGGAGCATTACCAatccactttttaaaatttaaaaagatcATATATTTTTCACATGCTCGTTGTgctcttcagaaaaagaaagcttGATTGTGCTCCAGCCTTTTAAATCAACAGCATGCATGCAAACTAGCAGGTGGCTGGATAGCGTCAGGTATTTAAAACACTGAAATCATCTTCTTTCGAAACGCTTTGGGCCACCTGGATGCGACGGAGTCAGAGGGCGGCTCACAGGCTGCCAGCGGCCCCTTTTATTTTGACACCGTATGTATTCTTGGCATCTTTCACTCCTAGATTAAATTACGCCGCTCTGGGACTGCTGTCTAACGGCAGCTACTTAAGTTATTAGAGTAGAACTGTGACAACATCTTGGTGCTCCTTATCTCTTTCTTCTTAGCTCACTTTTTAGTGCACCGCACTCTCTATCAGCAGTTTTCATTCCTCCTTCTTTAATCTTACCTCCAGCCTTCAGTGTGTTCCAATGGCAGCGAAACTCCCGACTCCAGCTCTGTGGGGATGCTACAGAAGCCAGCGGTGACGTTTCCCCACGGTATAAGCGCGTTACCTTTGCAGTTTCACTCTTCCATCAGCCTGGGGCATCTTGTCTGCTCCCAAATCAGGGTATTCCTCACGGCAGCACACATTTGCAGCTCCTTTTCAAGTGGACACGCTGCAAACATGTCTCAACACGTATAAAATACACTATTAAACACTCGCAGCTCACTAGACCCGTCTTGTACGTGGGAGGTTGAACTCAGGCACCGAAGTTCCCCTGTGCAATAAGGTTTCCAGCAAAGTGATTGTGATTACAAGTGCACGGTCCTGATCCGTATGCACCTACACCTTGGAGTAAGTCTCGATCTGTGCAAGGACTCAATGTGCTACCAGCATAAAGACGCAAATACAAGTGAGTGACTTCGTGAAAACGGTTTTCGGATACGACCCAACAGCCCTTTATACAAGACCCAGCACACTAGTGAGACCATTCCTTTAAAGAGGGGCTGCCTTCAGTTCACGAGTTATTTCTAACAACCTTGCATAAGGACTTTCTGCTTTTAGTAATCACAAAATCATATTTTTTTATGTGCTGAAATCTCTCCCAGTTATTTTTTTTCGCGCAGAAAGGGAAGTAAGTAAAGTCCGGTGATAGAAAAGGTCATACTCTCCAAACCATAAAAAAAGGAGTGATGTCAACTCCTCTAGCGCTGGAGGTTAAATACTTTAGTGGGAAGTGTCAGGGATGCTAGAGGACGTTGACTGAAGCGGTGGCCCCTTCCTTAAGCAACTGTCTTTGTGCATCACCTCGAATCCCCCGCCCGGAGCCCTCCTGGACGCGGGGTCGTGGGGCGGGAGGTCACCTATCTGGTGGCCACCAGATCCAGCAAAATGTGGCAGCCGCGCTCAGCGGGGACCGCGCCGGCCCGAATCCCGGCAGCTCCCCCGCCAGCCGAGCAGAAAACGCGGCGGCTTCTGCCTCCGAATCAGGGATTCAAACAAAAAGCAGCAGCGACAGGGAATGTTTGCCTCCAGGCCTGTTTGCTAGTGCAAAAGTGCTGCGACCTGCTGATGGAGACAGGTGGAATGAGGGAGGAAAACGTGAACGTTATAAAATAATAAACAACAGCAAGGAGACTATTGAATTTAAATATTGCTAGCAGAGAACTCCACCAGCAGACTCTGCTGGAAATTGTCTTAGACAACGTGATACAAAAAAGCttcctttttaaaaggaaaatgatcTAATCAAGATGTATGTGCACGGCAATATACTCGCAGGGAGAGTAAGTTGGAGTTATCTGCTTCAATTACATGCATTTACTGTGTTCTTGTCCCAGCAAAGGAGGCGAATAGTAAACATAAAACAGTTTTTTCCAAACCTGTATCTTAGTTGAGTAACGCAGCTCCCATCGAGTCGTACATGAAGAATGTGAGGGAGAACGTACAAGGTAAAAATATTGTGAATATTCCTGAGAAATCACGTATACAAGATGCTGCCTTGATATCTAACGGGACGCTGGGGGAGAATTGTTTGTGATCGCTTGGGGTGAGAAGGGGAACTGGAGAAGGTTTTTGGGGCCCTTGGGCCAGACAAGTTAATATCCTACCCCTGCCCATCAAAAGCTGATTTAGAAATGACGGGACTGGCAGAAAAACCTGTTTGTCCCCTTTGCTCCTGTTCACCCTCTGTGCTCAGCATCCCCGTGATGGGGCTTGGTGGGGCTTGGCCATCCCACCGCTTCTCCTGCTGGAAGAGCGTGTGAGGCTCGAATTCATGGCAGATCATGTTTTGCAGCCAGAAACCCAAAGCAGAAAGTGCACCCAGGTGTATCTTACTATTCGAACGGCTATTTGTTTCCATTCAGATTATGTATTTTTATGGCGTGAATTATGAAAATGGATGGTGTTCCTGTTGGAGCAGCTTTATGAAAAATGAACTTTGGCTGaacacatacagcaaataaagcagGAAATGAGTTTAAAAATGATGCAGGCCTTTGTTTCTTTTAAGGTAAAATGACTGGTCCCAGGTGTCAACACCTCGTAGACCTGCCTAGATACGTTTTGAACCCACTAAATAATAGATTTTAGTGCGGTTTTATTTGTCTGCTTTGTTTTGGGTGGAATTATATCCACAATCTGCTTGTTTCCGTTGCACTACCAGGAAAAGTCGTGTTTTGCTGACTGAATTTACTTCACAATCAGATGCTTGATTTTTATAAGGCACAAATATTTAACTGCTCTTTTATTAATAGAAATTATGGAAGATGCAGGTAAGAGCTTATTCATTATTTATTGCTTTTACTTTACTGTTAAAGCTGTGAAATTCGGACATGAAGTAAGACACGTTTTCCCAAAAGAACCCCTTGTGCCCTGTTCTAACACATCAGCACAGAACTGAATCTGCTCATCATGACATCAAGAATCAGACACATCAAGAATTTGGGGGATAATTAAATAAATTCATTAGCACACCTTGAATATTAGCAGTGTCAAAAGGTCTTTGCTACTTGCGACTCTCCATTCCAGCGCCCTCTTAAAAAGTGACACTGAAAATATTCTTTCCCagcttattctttttgttttaagtGATAGATTTATCTCCTAATTTTGCTCTTGCTTCACAGGCTTTTATAGGACTCTTGGACAGTTTAGAGATGCCAGTTGACACCTGTAAAGTTCACCTGAAGCTGTTCGGCAATTTAAAACACCGCGATGCAACTTATCTAGAACCCTTAATGCACAAAAAAGGGAAAAGTTGATTAGAGACGATGATGAACTCTTCTGTTCCATCTTTATAATGCAGGTGTAAACCTGTCAGGTTTTACAAGTGCCCTCACGCTGCTTCAATTAAACATGTTTTTGAGGGGAGAACGTGCATTTTTCTGACAGTGGGGAGGGGTCCAGCACAGGGATGGGGTGCGAGGCAGCATCGGCATCATCAGCATCATCAGCAGCATCAGCCTCATCAGCATCATCAGCAtcatcaacagcagcagcagcctcatcagcatcatcagcatcatcaacagcagcagcagcagcagcatcaacaTTCTTTCCCGAGAAAGGTACTGACAGCCCATATACGGTTATGTGGAGCTTTTAACTTGTATTTAACTTGATAAATTTAAATTAGCAAAAGAATAATAGAAatgggagggggaaaaagaatTGTATTTGATTACTTTGAGAGTATTTGACTGTGCCGGGTTTCCTCGGCAGAGCGAAGGCCCAGTTCAGGTGATCAGGCAGTGGGGTTCGATGGCTTCTCCGGAGACACCGCACCGCAGCACACATTGCTCTTTTCATCTGCTTTTCATCTGTCCTGTGGTATTTCTCCTTTAAAGCTTGTGTTTTCAAACTAACCTAAATATTCAGGAAGACCTAGTAATTCTATATTTATTTCAATTGAAAGCCGAGAGGCTCCTGTAATCAGGCGGTCGCAGCATCTGTAAATCTGAGTAAAGTACTGAATCTTGTGCTAATCCTGCTCTTTACAATTATGTCAAGTTTGATCATCTGAAAAAAGCCTCCTTCTTTCTTGGTATTTATCATCTTTCAGACAGTAGCAGACAGTGATCTTTTACTCCCTCATGCAACATTTCAGCAAGCGTTATATATTTCAGAGACATTTTCGTGTATGTATATGCTGCGAATTGTATGCAATATTCCAGAATGGTTCCACCAGTAGCGTACAGGGAAACATTATAGTATTAACCACCTCTCACCTCGCCCATTACCGTGTTTCTTTTCCTAACATACTGCAGTATAAGAAGCATCTGATTTTCTGTTTAAGTGCCATATAATCACTTGTTACACATAACAGCGCATTTCCTTTTAATGCTTAAATCCTGGGAGCTGCGATTTCCAGAGGCCTCGTGGCTGCTTCAGCGATGCTCTACGAATCGTCAAGCCCATCGCATCCGATCTCTGGAATAAAACAGCCCACAGGGCCTCGCTGAAGTCCTCCCTGAATACGGACACAACATacaatattcattaaaaaaagaaaaagaaaaaaagtgggtGATAGAAAATGCACAACAACTCTTGGTAAACTTTTTCCAGGGATTAAATAATTACTCTTACCAATGCGATTTTCTCCTGATTTTCTATTCTAATGGACCAACCCTTCAGTGTTAGACCCCAGACCTTGTGCTGCTGACTGCCCTGGGCAGCGGGATTTGCTGCTCGGTGAATTTGTCGCGGCGTTTGGATCTGAGCACAAACCGGAGGAGCTGCCAAACGCCTGAGCAGCCCCAGCGCCGGTCGAGTGCGGCCAAACCCACGATGCGATGAAGCGCTTGTGACCGACAGCTGCACCCGCTGATGGATGGAGCAAACGTGGGGGTCTGagccccgctctgtccccagTCTGCCCTACGGAGCCCCCTGTGCATGAGCTGTcctgcttgccatgagctccctcggTGTCGGGCTgagctgtcgtggttgagacggacaaacgacactgAGCgtggacaaacgaggtcccagcCTGTTGGGAAGAAAGATTCAGTCCGGAAGTTTaaattacagggtgtttcaaaaagatggtctcaatttgaaatcactgtatctttgaaaTAAGGTTcatatttttgaaacaccctgtactgtAAGTGACAATATTTATTAGTTTAAGATGACTTCAGTGCTCCGAGCAGAGGGCTGGGATCCAGGACCATgacctcccatgtcccctgtcccaggaCCCATCAGCTGGATGTCATGAagtgcacccccagcctggggGATGCTGATGCTGTGCTCAGCCTCCAACACCTGCAGCAAAACACAGCTCACCAGGCTGCAGTGTGCTGtagaggacatggggacaggtccTTGGTCTGCAGCAGCACATTGCAGAGATGTCCTGGGAAtctttagattcagggaactccAGGGGTGTGTGGCTGGTCCTGAGGATCTCCTGGCTGTACATGGCACAGAGCGCTGCATGCATAGGGGTCATAGAATCACGGGTGgtttggattgaagggaccttcccagcttccccagtgccccccctgccatgagcagggacatcttcaccagctcaggttgctcagagccccgtccagcctggcctgggatgtctccagggatggttcatccaccacctctctgggtacggGGGCCAggatctcaccaccctcagcataaaaaatttctctctcatgtccaacctgaatctcccctcttctagtttaaaacccttTCCCCTTGTCATATGGCAAAGcagggacaagaggagactgaggggggactcattcatggggatcaatatggaaagggggagtgtcaggaggatggagccaggctcttctgggtgacaaccagtgacaggacaaggggcaatgggtgcaaactggaacacaggaggctccacttaaatttgagaacaaacttgttcctggtgagggtggcagagcctggcccaggctgcccagggaggttgtggagtctccttctctgcagacattcaaacccgcctggacaccttcctgtggaacctcagctgggtgttcctgctccatgaggGGATTGACcttgatgagctttccaggtcccttccaacccctgacattctgggattctgtgattctgtgtcctcAGCCATGCAGCACTCATGGAGCATCCCCAAAATTCATACACTCAGGTGTGGAGGGGTAGATTGGGTAAGAAATAATTGGGGTTGTTTCCTTCGTTGCCCTGTGAGAcgaggcagaggcagccggggcAGTGCCAGGTGCTGCTGGTTTCTTCATCAGGAAGGGCAGGGTTTGCTCAGGTGGGTGCAATAATCCCAGAGAG
The sequence above is drawn from the Patagioenas fasciata isolate bPatFas1 chromosome 8, bPatFas1.hap1, whole genome shotgun sequence genome and encodes:
- the LOC139828585 gene encoding uncharacterized protein translates to MKRKPLGGEAAQSIAGGHAEIKTDKEKKKERNCLLFWTINKQFVPLQFTLQRQTCRGARLPPSPAGAPAGCGASAGPAAAFPPGSRAAPRFPATFSRNLRSHFQRTPGRRSFNCFLPFSPGTSARRLRQHPALRFSAREGKTPRTLGRDPAQRRASRAPPAPAAAQHPRRATCAQSGLRRSQEPRSPPSASNCEAGLMWVRRGAQRCAQTRGVAAPAHGPSQAFIGLLDSLEMPVDTCKVHLKLFGNLKHRDATYLEPLMHKKGKS